A single window of Tolypothrix sp. NIES-4075 DNA harbors:
- a CDS encoding type IV pilin-like G/H family protein encodes MLTNSIIIGLLATLNTTVLAQNQITPLPPQSQPGNATNVNQKLLGQWKAKDPSSSETLIFIFTPEGKLFSLPSNSNTPVALEFQYRINPTFKPMQLDVTIPSSAEPVLTIFEFLADGKMRLQLHGTNPGKPRPKAFSANAMIFEKISDATTLPKNVQVFNGESENEASSQTAVEGKQIITAMNRAQQVYYLENNKFATTIEQLAVGIKPETESYQYKILPQGKSTSSVMMTATARSPESKSYTSAVFVTKVNKENLTIAGICETNNPSKIPPTMLKFIPSKEGGQIQCPAGSNLLR; translated from the coding sequence TTGCTGACCAATAGCATAATTATCGGGCTACTCGCTACACTCAACACAACAGTACTAGCTCAAAACCAAATTACACCGTTACCGCCTCAATCTCAACCTGGTAATGCTACAAATGTTAACCAGAAATTATTAGGGCAATGGAAAGCTAAAGATCCTTCATCCTCAGAAACGTTAATTTTCATTTTCACCCCAGAAGGAAAATTATTCTCGCTACCATCTAACTCGAATACTCCTGTTGCCTTAGAATTTCAGTATCGCATTAATCCGACTTTCAAACCGATGCAGTTGGATGTGACAATACCAAGTAGTGCAGAACCGGTATTAACAATTTTTGAGTTTCTTGCTGATGGAAAAATGCGATTGCAGTTACATGGTACTAATCCGGGAAAACCCAGACCAAAAGCTTTTTCTGCTAACGCAATGATATTTGAAAAAATTTCTGATGCGACGACTTTGCCAAAAAATGTGCAAGTTTTCAATGGTGAATCAGAAAATGAAGCTAGCAGTCAGACAGCAGTGGAAGGTAAACAAATTATTACCGCCATGAACCGCGCACAACAAGTTTATTATTTAGAAAATAATAAGTTTGCCACAACAATTGAGCAACTGGCTGTTGGTATTAAGCCAGAAACTGAAAGTTACCAATACAAAATTCTACCTCAAGGTAAATCAACTTCAAGCGTGATGATGACAGCTACTGCCAGAAGTCCGGAAAGCAAAAGCTATACTAGTGCTGTATTTGTAACTAAAGTTAATAAAGAAAACTTGACAATTGCTGGTATTTGTGAAACTAATAATCCTTCAAAAATACCACCGACAATGCTAAAATTTATCCCTAGTAAGGAAGGGGGGCAAATTCAATGTCCTGCTGGTTCCAATCTTCTACGTTAA
- a CDS encoding carbohydrate ABC transporter permease, producing MTLPRSRQFLDNDTVAAWIFLTPALILLFIFLLYPIAYLFFLSFTAGSFTSTGIYWVGLKNYLRLLINPDFWQVLNNTSYFAIASVIPSIIIPLGLAALLNRNLPLRGILRSVYFLPSIISLVAAGLGFRWLFQTEGPVNAFLNLLGISPIPWLGDTFWAMPVLILLSIWKQLGFNMVVFLAGLQAIPPSRYEAAELDGANAWQQFWYITLPGLRPTLIFAIVTTVIFTLRSFEQVYVITGGGPLNSTNLLVYYIYQEAFGQFDFGYAAAAATVLLAVTLVLVYLQLRTWGED from the coding sequence ATGACATTACCACGATCGCGTCAATTTTTAGATAACGATACAGTAGCTGCCTGGATCTTTCTCACCCCAGCATTGATTTTACTATTCATCTTTCTTCTTTACCCGATCGCCTATTTATTTTTCCTCAGCTTCACCGCTGGTAGTTTCACTTCCACAGGTATTTATTGGGTAGGATTGAAAAATTACTTGCGTTTGTTAATCAACCCTGATTTTTGGCAAGTTCTCAATAACACGTCTTATTTTGCGATCGCCAGCGTCATTCCCAGTATAATTATCCCTTTAGGATTAGCGGCGTTATTAAATCGTAACTTGCCATTGCGAGGAATTCTCCGAAGTGTTTATTTTCTGCCTTCAATTATCTCTTTAGTTGCGGCTGGTTTAGGATTTCGCTGGCTATTTCAAACCGAGGGACCAGTTAACGCATTTTTAAATTTGCTTGGCATTTCCCCAATTCCTTGGTTAGGAGATACATTTTGGGCAATGCCAGTACTGATTTTATTAAGTATTTGGAAACAACTTGGTTTCAATATGGTGGTATTTTTAGCAGGGTTGCAAGCCATTCCCCCCAGTCGTTACGAAGCAGCAGAACTTGATGGGGCAAATGCTTGGCAGCAATTTTGGTATATTACTTTACCAGGATTGCGACCGACTTTAATCTTTGCGATCGTTACTACTGTGATTTTCACTCTTAGGAGTTTTGAGCAAGTTTATGTGATTACAGGTGGTGGTCCGTTGAATTCTACCAATTTATTAGTTTATTACATATATCAAGAAGCATTTGGTCAATTTGATTTTGGTTACGCAGCAGCAGCAGCGACAGTGTTGTTAGCAGTGACGCTGGTATTAGTTTACTTGCAATTGCGAACTTGGGGCGAGGATTGA